A segment of the Oscillospiraceae bacterium genome:
GATCTCCTTGACAAGCAGCCCGGTCTCCTCTTTCATCATCTGAATCGTCAGCGGGCCTTCACGCTCAATTAAAGTTAATAACCGCCGTTGGATTGCGGTCGGTTTCAGCAGGGGTTTTCGGTACAAAGCCATAAACAGCTCAAGGTCTTCGGGGACGATCCAGCCCAGATTTCCGCCGGAAAACCGGCCTTTGATCAGCTCGTGCCTTGCTTGTCGCACACGGTTGAAGGCGATATCGTCAAAGTCGGCGCGAAAGGTCAGCGAGGGCGGGTCGCCGAAGCCGTTCCAGTAGACGTTCTGCCCCGGCTGTAAATCGCGATATAACGTGAGGTATTCATCCTTGTTTGCGCGCCTCGAGAGAAACTGCCGTTCCATGCGCAAAGCGGTAATTTTTGAATCATTCTTCATGTCGTTGCATTTTCCTCGGCCATAAAGCCCCATAATACGCCAAATCGATCGATGAACTGCACACAGAGCGGGCTGTAGGCCGGTTCCTGCATCGGGTCGACCGTGATGCTGTCCGCTTTCAAAATGTCGTAGCAAGTCAGTAGGGCGGCCTTGCTCTCGAACATCACAATCAAATGGACGGCGCAGTCGGTGGTTCGGTTTTTATTGCCGAAGCGGTCATTCAGAAACACCGTCTGCCTGTGGATTTTCATCACGGCATGGGCGATGCGGTCGCTTACGGACTGGGACGGATCGTATTGGTGGCTGTAAATCACGCTCTCGGCTTTAGTGCCGAACGCGGTTTCATATATGGCGATGGCCTGCTTACAGTCGCTGTTAAAGTGAAGATGCGGAATCAGCATAAATTGCTCCTATAATCTTTTTATTCCTTCGCCCGGCGTTTGCATTGTTCGATGCGAGCGCCCGCGGGTTTGTCACCATGTACGGGGTCGCAGGAATATTCGGTCAACAGTTGACAGGGGAGGTCGGGGCACTGACCGCAGTGTTCGAAGCCCTTGTCCTGACAACAGGCGGCAACAGGGCATTTTCCGTGAAACGGGTTTCCGTTGGTCCCGATGCAGCCGCCGCAGCCGTGTGATTCCTTGAATCCGCAGTCGGAGCAGTGCAGCCCGCACCGGGAATCGATTTTATGATTCTTATCGTTCATTTTTTCTTTTTCTCCTAATATGTATTTTCACCAGTCGGTGAAATAGTGTCCGATCATTTTTCCGCAAGCGGTGCAGGTTTGATTGACTGCGTGTCCGCCCGCGTCCTTTTCATCAATCGGGCCGAGATGGCTCTCCGTGCCGCAGACGCGGCAGGTTTTGCAGCCGGTTTCTTTGTCCCATTCGTGGCCGATTTTACCGCAGACGGCTTGTTTGAGGTCTTGCCCCTTAACGGTATTCAGCAATTCAAGCAAAAGGGCTTGATCGGTGATTCTTTCAACTGCCGCTTTTTGAACCTTTAACTCGTTGTCTGTTTTGGCAAGTTCGGCTAAAACCGGCTGATCCGTGATCTTTTGGACGGCATTGACACGGCTCTCATAACGCTTATCGCTCTTTGCGACTGAGATATAAACCGCTTGGGCTGTCTCTTTGTCGGTCATCCGTTCGGCGGCGCGCAGACGGGTACAGCCGTCGGCGCCGCTTTGGGCGATCTCCGCAAAGATCGGCTGAGCAACTTTTTCGTCTGATATTTTCTCGGCGATTTTCAAGCGGATTTTCAAATCGGTCACAGTTTTTGCCGATTCGATCAATAAGGATTGGTCGCTCAACTGAATCAGTGCCCGCTCGTGCCAATCGCTTTTTGACTTGTCGGAAAGAACATCATAATAAACCCGCTGCGCCGCTTTTGCGTCAGTCAGTTGCCCGGCGGCGTCAAATCGCAGTTGTATCAATTCAGAGCGGGTCAGGGATAAGAGGACTCGCTCGGCAAGGGCTGTATCCGTGAGTTTGCATGCGGTATCCAACTTGATACGGTCACTCTTTGCATTCACTGCGATCTGCGCAAGCGCTTTTTGATCGGTGATCTTTTCAAGTGCGTTGATCCAGGTG
Coding sequences within it:
- a CDS encoding DUF3795 domain-containing protein produces the protein MNDKNHKIDSRCGLHCSDCGFKESHGCGGCIGTNGNPFHGKCPVAACCQDKGFEHCGQCPDLPCQLLTEYSCDPVHGDKPAGARIEQCKRRAKE